Below is a window of Herminiimonas arsenicoxydans DNA.
GCGCCAACTCCTCCGGCCGGGCAGCCAGATAGGCAGCGACCTCTGCGCTGCGCGCTGCGCTCAGCACACCATCGACATAGGCATGCAGATCTGCTTCAGTCACCGCAAGCTGATTCATTTGACGACCCTTATTTGACTACCTTTAATGGCAACACGACAGTTCGCCCTTCCATATGTGCGCGCAATTTTTGCCGCGCGCGCGACAGACGCGACATCACTGTACCCAGAGGCAAACCGAGTGTTGTCGCCACTTCTTCATAAGACATTTCTTCCAGCGCCACCAGCAACAGGATTTCCCGCTGCTCGGGCGGCAAGGTCGCCAGTGCGGATTGCAGATCGCGCATTTCCAGACCATCGGCTTGCGTCGCCTTGCTCGTCGGCAGCGGCGTGTCGTCATCCAGTACTTCCGTCATGATGCCCGGGCGACGCACCTGATCGATATGCAGGTTGTGCATGATGCCGAACAGCCACGCGCGCATATCGCTGCCGCGCTGCCATGACGACAGCTTTTTCCAGCCGCGCTCCATCGTGTCCTGCACCAGATCGTCGGCGCCCGTGCGCTCACCGATCAGCGCACGGGCGTAAC
It encodes the following:
- a CDS encoding Putative RNA polymerase sigma factor (Evidence 3 : Function proposed based on presence of conserved amino acid motif, structural feature or limited homology; Product type pe : putative enzyme); translated protein: MQDERDRLIACIPRLRRYARALIGERTGADDLVQDTMERGWKKLSSWQRGSDMRAWLFGIMHNLHIDQVRRPGIMTEVLDDDTPLPTSKATQADGLEMRDLQSALATLPPEQREILLLVALEEMSYEEVATTLGLPLGTVMSRLSRARQKLRAHMEGRTVVLPLKVVK